The DNA segment TTGGGTGAGGAGGCGTTTGATGCCATAGGTCATGAACAATGTTTACACAGCATGCTTAATTCTCCGGGTAATTTTACCGCCTCCAAGTTGGCTTGGGTAAAGCAGCATGAACCGGAGATCTATAGTAAGATCGACAAAATCATGTTACCTGGTGATTTTATCGCCATGAAGCTTACCGGTCAGATCAGCACCAGCATTGCTGCACTTTCTGAAGGTGTGTTCTGGGATTTTCAGAAAGACGAAATTTCTAAAGCTGTTATGGAATACTATGGGCTTGACGAAAAATTAATTCCGGAAATAAAGCCGCTTTTTTCTGTGCATGGAACGCTTAAAGCGGATGTTGCAAGATTGTTGGGCTTACAGGAAGGAATTCCGGTAGCTTATAAGTCAGGGGACCAGCCCAACAATGCCTTATCATTAAATGTGCTTAATCCGGGAGAAGTGGCTGCCACGGCCGGAACATCGGGTGTCATCTACGGGGTAAGTGATGAACTGACCTACGACCCGAAATCGAGGGTAAATACCTTTGCTCATGTCACCTATTCTAAAACACAAAAACATACCGGGGTGCTCCTTTGCATCAATGGTACAGGGAGTATGTACCGCTGGGCAAAATACACTTTTGCACCCGAACTGACCTACGCAACGCTCAATAACCTTGCCTCCTCAGCTCCAATCGGGAGCCGGGGGCTTAAGGTTTTACCATTTGGAAATGGTGCTGAACGAATGCTGAACAATAAATATACGGGGGCAGAATTGGTGGGTATCGACCTGAATTTACATACACGTGCTGAGATTTTTAGGGCTGTTCAGGAAGGTATTGCATTTGCCTTCCGTTACGGGTTGGACATCATGAGGGAAAATGGGATGGAGCCGAAAGTGATCCGGGCAGGCATGGCCAACTTATTTTTAAGTGATGTTTTCGCTCAGACATTTGTGGATGTAACCGGTGTACCTGTCGAATTATATGAAAATGATGGCAGTGTGGGAGCAGCTTTAGGAGCAGGAATTGGCGCCGGAATTTTCGAAAGCCCGGAGCAGGCATTTAACCGGCATGAACTGATTACTTACCTGGAGCCCAGAAATTCTGCAGCTTATGAACCGCTGTACCAGGAATGGAAAGCACTTTTAAACGAAAAAATATAATATAAATAGAATTTAATA comes from the Pedobacter sp. FW305-3-2-15-E-R2A2 genome and includes:
- a CDS encoding FGGY family carbohydrate kinase, encoding MYLLGLDIGTSSIKVSVVDTHTQKRVLSVQYPDEETEIKSVKPGWAEQSPVDWWQNVVHAILKLSASGSFHPKDVTAIGIAYQMHGLVLVDKDQNVLRDSIIWCDSRAVELGEEAFDAIGHEQCLHSMLNSPGNFTASKLAWVKQHEPEIYSKIDKIMLPGDFIAMKLTGQISTSIAALSEGVFWDFQKDEISKAVMEYYGLDEKLIPEIKPLFSVHGTLKADVARLLGLQEGIPVAYKSGDQPNNALSLNVLNPGEVAATAGTSGVIYGVSDELTYDPKSRVNTFAHVTYSKTQKHTGVLLCINGTGSMYRWAKYTFAPELTYATLNNLASSAPIGSRGLKVLPFGNGAERMLNNKYTGAELVGIDLNLHTRAEIFRAVQEGIAFAFRYGLDIMRENGMEPKVIRAGMANLFLSDVFAQTFVDVTGVPVELYENDGSVGAALGAGIGAGIFESPEQAFNRHELITYLEPRNSAAYEPLYQEWKALLNEKI